Proteins encoded by one window of Rhodamnia argentea isolate NSW1041297 chromosome 6, ASM2092103v1, whole genome shotgun sequence:
- the LOC125315499 gene encoding uncharacterized protein LOC125315499 — MASRLLVITIKSVECLKAHGVYLVVSLSGDESYKKQCTPVHKKGSTPNPWFGHTFEFTVEEAALLDTRLEFKIEKKNTFFCFKKGCFFGRKTTYVVGKVDVPVEDLRPDGSASDMNPKVLSCEVRSSSPKKTKGKTMAVLEFSYEFGEQFLVEAPPDLEEVTVTTTEAAERHQTGNATPPPPQHHPGRNFLERVGIAAIASVFSNLVFGGE, encoded by the coding sequence ATGGCTTCCAGGCTTCTGGTGATAACCATTAAGTCGGTCGAGTGCCTCAAGGCCCACGGTGTCTACCTAGTCGTCTCCCTCTCCGGCGACGAGAGTTACAAGAAGCAGTGCACCCCCGTCCACAAGAAAGGCAGCACCCCCAACCCCTGGTTCGGCCACACCTTCGAATTCACGGTGGAAGAGGCCGCGCTTCTCGACACCCGCCTTGAGTTCAAGATCGAGAAGAAGAACACCTTCTTCTGCTTCAAGAAGGGCTGCTTCTTTGGCCGCAAGACTACTTACGTGGTCGGCAAGGTGGATGTGCCCGTCGAGGATCTGCGTCCGGATGGCTCCGCCAGCGACATGAATCCCAAGGTGCTGAGCTGTGAAGTGAGGTCGTCCTCCCCGAAGAAGACCAAGGGGAAGACCATGGCCGTTCTCGAATTTTCCTACGAGTTCGGCGAGCAGTTCCTCGTCGAGGCGCCCCCGGACCTGGAGGAGGTGACAGTCACGACTACTGAAGCTGCAGAGCGCCATCAGACGGGGAACGCCACTCCGCCGCCGCCCCAGCATCACCCCGGTCGAAACTTCCTGGAAAGGGTGGGGATCGCGGCGATAGCAAGTGTGTTCAGTAACCTCGTATTCGGCGGCGAGTAG
- the LOC125315500 gene encoding uncharacterized protein LOC125315500, whose amino-acid sequence MASNLLVITILSVENLGAHDVRLVVSLSGDEKQCTPVHKKRSTTNPWWGHSFEFTGEKAALHDTRLEFKIEKEEPFLKHTFFCCMKGPFFGRKTTYVVGEVDVLLDGCAGDMNPKVRSCDVWSSSLKIVAVLKFSYKFSEPTVTATQAAATPSEPYVPPMHPPLVPYLQNAAPNFPAADPYPPPIPALHHQMAYVPAGPPPPLQHPGWNLLGRVGIAAAVNAITSLFDNLGFDGGDFTNAWF is encoded by the coding sequence ATGGCGTCCAACCTTCTGGTGATAACCATTTTGTCGGTCGAGAACCTCGGGGCCCACGATGTCCGCCTCGTCGTCTCTCTCTCCGGCGACGAGAAGCAGTGCACCCCCGTCCACAAGAAACGCAGCACCACCAACCCCTGGTGGGGCCACAGCTTCGAATTCACCGGGGAAAAGGCCGCGCTTCACGACACCCGCCTCGAGTTCAAGATCGAGAAGGAGGAGCCCTTCTTGAAGCACACCTTCTTCTGCTGCATGAAGGGGCCCTTCTTTGGCCGCAAGACTACTTACGTGGTCGGCGAGGTGGATGTGCTTCTGGATGGCTGTGCCGGCGACATGAATCCCAAGGTGCGGAGCTGCGACGTGTGGTCCTCCTCCCTCAAGATCGTGGCCGTTCTCAAATTTTCCTACAAGTTCAGTGAGCCGACAGTCACGGCTACTCAAGCTGCAGCGACGCCGTCTGAACCATACGTGCCGCCCATGCACCCCCCTCTGGTTCCATATCTGCAGAACGCCGCGCCCAATTTTCCAGCGGCGGACCCGTACCCACCACCCATACCCGCACTGCACCATCAGATGGCATATGTGCCTGCAGGCCCGCCGCCGCCACTGCAGCACCCCGGCTGGAACTTGCTGGGGAGGGTGGGGATCGCGGCTGCCGTGAACGCGATAACAAGTTTGTTCGATAACCTCGGATTCGATGGCGGGGATTTCACCAATGCCTGGTTTTGA